Genomic window (Helianthus annuus cultivar XRQ/B chromosome 3, HanXRQr2.0-SUNRISE, whole genome shotgun sequence):
TTTCTCTGATTTAGTATTAAAAACATGTGCAATTTCATTGATTTATTTAGTATTAAAAACATAtgcttttattttgttttgttattgtttttaTCTTATTTAGTTACTTTATTAAAGTTTCTGCTTAATACATTTAGTTCAATGTATAGATAACTTTTTTAATAAACTTTCATAAAAACCTCAATGGTACAATAGCTAGCATGTTGTAACACCTTAATATGGTTATACTGGTTGTAGTACATCATAAAGAAATGAATATAATTTTGTATTATAAAAGGTTACATTGTGATCCTCTAGTCATAAAAGTCTAGTTCCGTGACAGCAAATGTATTCTAGTACAAAAGGAGTTAAATTGGATGGTGGGTTAGGGGTTAGTTACTAATTTTAGTTGTTACTATATACTTGATTGTATGAATGTACGGTAAAAATATATGAGGAAATGGATTTTATAATCCTAAACTAATCAATTTTGGCCGCTGCCACTCTCAATTTTTCATTTTGGCTCTCACCACCCCCTACTTAACACTTTGGTGTACCTGTCACCGCGTCGTTAACTAGCTACTAACTTGGTTAGTTTTATTATCCTACGTGTCAATTATTATCCGATGTGGCATGATGATGTATATTCACCTTGTATGTATGTAAGGTAAAAAAATTAGGGATGCCCCTGAACTTTActgctagttccgccactgacaTAGTGTGGATTGTGGAACGAgtcaacggtagaaatgtttgaTGTTTCAATATTGTCCGGGAACACAAACATGACATCTATTTTTTTGTGACAAAAGTCGCAGGTTGTGCATTCTAGTTCACAAATTACCTTGTATATAAAACTCGTTACAGGCCATTTCGGTCAAATATCGTTCTTCTTACCTTGAATATACCACAACAGTATGAGTGGATTCATGGGATTATTGTGTTAAAATAGAAGTTTCCGAGGATACTATTAGGATCATTCTTCTTGCCCACCTCTCATGAAGCTTCACACTTAATTCCATTCTAATACCGATTAACAATAGATGAAGTAGCTCAGAGACCCTTTGACATGTCGTTGATATGTATATATTTTATCTTGTTTGTAACAAATACAATGATTTCCACAATATACAATCGTAGAATTCATGATATTTTCATTATATTGCTTTAAGATTGCACGGATTTCAAACTTTATTGAGGTTGTGTGCAGTGGCGCAGGTTAGAAGGAGCCGGGGGGAGGGGGGGCGACCCCCCAAACTTTTCGCTCTGTAGTGTTATGTATATAGCTTTCGTAGTTGTGTGGTCGCTAGACAACACTATTGCGTTGAATAGGTGTCACATTTGTATATGATAGGTATATAAGTTTGTCCTTCAAGTTTTAATATGCTTTCTAAGTGTATATGATAGGTATATAAGTTTGTCCTTAAAAGTTTTAATATGCTTTCTAAGTGATATACAGATAAAAGGTTATCACTGCTAGCTTTAAGCTAACATCTTTCATGAAATTTTAAAGAAGATGTAGCAGTGTGACTTGGCTGGTTTTGGTTGACTGTTCAATATTACTGGCTTTGATTGGctactttaattaaaaaaaattcacaTGGCTGGCCACGCCAAACTAAACCACGCCACACCACACGCCTCATTTTTCACCATAAGTTTGTGGATCCCACCCTTGTCACGTGTCAAGCAATGCCCCCAATCCAAGCCCTCCACTCCCCTCAGCCTAAAATAATTGAGCCACCTCTTATTAAACTTATATCTTAGGATCGGAATTGATATATATTTTACCAACACCGGAATGGTATGCATTCAACAATACTATCCTCGAACTCATTCAATGATAATCGACATGATCAAACCATCTTATACTTCATCTTATACTTCATTTTCATTAACGGAATACCTTTCCGTATCAAGGGGGCTTTTAATTAGGGCTGTCCAATAACCTCGCGTCTCGGAACTTGCTCGGGAAAAACTCGTTCGATATGGCTTGGTTTGAAACAGAGCCGAACcggctcggctcgtaacgagccAGCTTGACTCAGCTTGGCTCACTTGATCAacttagctcgaattattttacttgtaatatattttatctttatatacattataatatattacaaaaaaaaaaaaaaaaaactaattattgTATACATCTATTTATGAGTGTAATTTGATATCTATGTCATATTTAAAGGTTGATTACCATGCTAATAAACTCATATTTTGATTTgttgaaatttataacatatttTATGTTGAGAAATTTAAAACATATTTTGTGTTGTTGAACttgattttggcttgtaatgtattatgttattttttatatattcttTTAAACTTTTGAATAATATTTTAAACTACTGAAGTTTGAGAGTTatgtattgatttttctttttaaaatcgagccaaaccaagccaaGTCGAGCCAGCTCGATTTAAAGCCAAATCGAGCCCAAACTTaaattttcagctcggtttcaatcCGAGTTGAGCCAACTCGGTTCCTGAGCTTTCCTGACTCGACTCAACTCAGCTCATTAACAACACTATTTTCAATACAAGCCAATCATACAGATCCAATAACGACCATAATACCACATACAACTTTACACACGGTTCCACTCTAAAACCAACTTGCAAAAGAATGAGTAGCCACCACGGTTCCACTCTAAAACCAACTTGCAACAGAATGAGTAGCCACCACACATAACACATGTACTTAAAAGCACGGTTGTAAAATTCCCGACTAGACGTTGATTAATCAGCAATTAATCACAATTAATCTCTGATTAATCGCTAGTCCCTGTCCCACCGCCCAACGACTACGAcaacagtgctcaaaagtcaaacatTCTGTtgtctttttatttaatttgtaacCATTGATTCAAATAATGGCAACAGCACCATTGACAGAAACATGGAGGCATGAGCAAATCATGGAGCCTTTATCAAAAGCAATTGATCCACTTGTCACATATTATTAACAACATCTAAGCTTTTTCACATAACACCAAACAATGTAAATAACAAACCAAATTTTGATTAAATGTCACAAGATCATACCATCAATTCACAAATTTTGATTGAATGTTATCAACTGTAGAACCGTCAATTCGCTAATCGTGTTGCCCTAACCGAACCGAATTAACCGAATCGGATACGATTTCATCCATAATCGTGTCAATCGATCAAAAACTAATATCCTGTGACTCAATTTCAATCTGATCTAATCACCTTCAACGGTCTGGAACACGTTAATGCAGTCTCCATACTCCTTTTACTGGTATTGAATCTCTCTGATGAACACACAGTATCATCCTACACATAATATTGGATTACTGATTAACAACACGCATTCACAGTAACCGTTTTCGATCATCAAATCATCACAGAAGCAGAATTACAAACCTCAGAATCGATATAAGCATCCACTCGTTCACCAAAAGTTATAGATCTGAAACCTTCAGATGAAACTCTGCTTGAAGAAACATCCTCACTACTCGAACAACCGTTGACCGGCGGAGATGCGTCGGAGGACCACGGCACCACCTGATTCTCCGCATCTTCATCCTCCTCGTCATCTTCGTCACTCTCATCGATTGACTCTGTATCGTCACCGTCAGTTTCTTCGGTTTCGTGTACGACACGATTCTCCTCAACGACGTCGTTTTCGCGGTGATTATCGTCGAGACAGGTGACGCAGACGGTGGCGGCGCGGCCGAGATTGAGGCCGGAGGCGGTCCACGGCGTCGGAGATTGGCATTTGTGGCAGAGGAGGGTGCGGGAGTGTTTGGCGACGAGGAAATTGGAGGAGTGAACGGTTTGATCGCAGTTGTAGCAGAGGCATGCGTTATCGGAGTGGCAGTAGATTCTGGCGATGTGGCTGCATAACTCGCACTTTTTCATTTTGGTGTTGTGGTTTCTGGTTTTCCGGTGTTATGATTTCTGGTTTTCCGGTTGAGGCCTGTGTTTTTTGGTGATGGGGTTTTGGTGGTTTAGTTGTTTCGGGTCTTTTATAAGCATCGGATTCttgcttcttttttttttttgttattataattataatataatcaCTGGTGCGGAACCGAGGgtgtgaaaaaaaaatcaaataaaaaaattggaatatagaattttaataatcttaactattcgtcgttggccgcTAATATTCCCAACATCAAAAATAACTACTGACAGTCCCAGCTATTGACATATTGGCAACCAATGGACCCTAACTAATAGAACTCTAAAGTTGTTAGTTTCCGTTAGCCGAAAAATCGTTTTTGTCCAGAAAAGGTTTCTAAAGttccgatctaaggttacaaagaggttttgaacgaaaatgttgagttttccagccaaaaatgagttttccagCCAAAAGACGTTTTTTAACAgtgttagggttctgttagtcaggttCCATTAGAGGACGATATGTTAAAAGTTAGGACTgtcagtggttatttttaaagtttgGACTGTTGGCAGCCAATGGcaaatagttgggattattaaaatccaatattcggAAAAAAAATTACTGGTTTTATAGTAACCAATTCATACACTATTTACTTCGACTAATATTACTCATAGATCTTTATCTATATGTGACTAGTTTAAGTACTCGTGTGTTACACGTGTTACTTAAAGtaaattatattatttaacaATGTTACCTTggattttaaaataaaattaatgtTCCATTACATATGTAAATATTAAATT
Coding sequences:
- the LOC110929657 gene encoding zinc finger protein CONSTANS, producing MKKCELCSHIARIYCHSDNACLCYNCDQTVHSSNFLVAKHSRTLLCHKCQSPTPWTASGLNLGRAATVCVTCLDDNHRENDVVEENRVVHETEETDGDDTESIDESDEDDEEDEDAENQVVPWSSDASPPVNGCSSSEDVSSSRVSSEGFRSITFGERVDAYIDSEDDTVCSSERFNTSKRSMETALTCSRPLKVIRSD